The following nucleotide sequence is from Planctomycetota bacterium.
GTTTGAGGTCGAGCCAGTTGTCGGCGTGATTGACGATCGCGTGCATGAGCGCCGTCCCGACGCCGCGGCCGTGGTGGTCGTCGTGGACACCCATGCCGATGTCGCCGATGTGTTGGCGGCGCGGGCGTTGGTCGTGCTTGAGCGAGCCGCTGCCAACGACGGTCCCGTTGACTTCGGCGACGAAGCTGTAGAGACCGGGCGGACGGTTGTTGAGCCGCTCCTCCCATTCGGTCACCGTCGGCAGCGGCATCTGCAGCGTGTGCGCTTGGGCCAACGGCTGCGAGAAGACCGCGTGCAGGGCCGCCGCGTCGCTCGGTTCGGAGCGTCGAACGGTGATGTCGGCGTGCGATTCCATGGCCGGCAGTGTATCAACCATGTCCCGTGTACTTCTGGCTTCACATCGTGCTCGGTCCGTTGCCGTGGTTGCTGCTGCTGATCGGCATGAACTCCGGCCGGGCGAAGATGGCCCGACTGCAACGCGCCGGGCCGCAGCCGATGCCGGCCGAGCCGCCGAGCGTCACCGTGGTGGTGCCCGGCAAGGACGAGGAAGGGCACATGGCCGCGACGTTGGCGTCGGTGCTCGCGCTGGACTGGCCGGACCTGCGGGTGATCGCAGTGGACGATCGCTCGACCGATCGAACGCCGACGATTATCGACGAACTCGCGGCGAACGAGCCGAAGCTGTCGGCGGTCCACATCGAATCGCTGCCCAACGGCTGGCTCGGCAAGTGCCACGCGCTTTGGTCGGCGACGCGATCGGTGGACACCGACTGGCTGCTGTTCATCGACAGCGACGTGCTCGTCGAGCCGGGGGCTTTGCGGGACACGTTGAGCTTGGCGTTGCAGCGGAATTTTCAGGCGGTGAGTTTGCTCAGTCGGATTCGGCCGCAGAACTTCC
It contains:
- a CDS encoding GNAT family N-acetyltransferase produces the protein MESHADITVRRSEPSDAAALHAVFSQPLAQAHTLQMPLPTVTEWEERLNNRPPGLYSFVAEVNGTVVGSGSLKHDQRPRRQHIGDIGMGVHDDHHGRGVGTALMHAIVNHADNWLDLKRLELCVFVDNEPGIALYRKFGFEDEGVQRAHGFREGKYVDALMMARIRGI
- a CDS encoding glycosyltransferase family 2 protein, with translation MYFWLHIVLGPLPWLLLLIGMNSGRAKMARLQRAGPQPMPAEPPSVTVVVPGKDEEGHMAATLASVLALDWPDLRVIAVDDRSTDRTPTIIDELAANEPKLSAVHIESLPNGWLGKCHALWSATRSVDTDWLLFIDSDVLVEPGALRDTLSLALQRNFQAVSLLSRIRPQNFLERWLVPVCAATWATMFAISQTNEPTRKGAAANGQFFLVRRDVYEEVGGHEAVRAKITEDVALMRNLKNAGHRTRLFSAPHLVATQMHATWEQIRNGWARIYTGTSDGGRGRIAFGLLLVLGVLVSLALLPWSPLASALHLGLAAVWLLAVYAMAGVGVWPVVLLPATFAA